A single region of the Gossypium arboreum isolate Shixiya-1 chromosome 12, ASM2569848v2, whole genome shotgun sequence genome encodes:
- the LOC108477712 gene encoding 4-hydroxybenzoate polyprenyltransferase, mitochondrial-like, with protein sequence MAPLSGGATSGLRTPLTTRMLKLHPVLNYTPFFTTPSLFSPKNLSLRSSNHKAGMVCMSTTTSPVSKDDEKLINGQPNEKVVQVSSWIDYLPKEIQPFAKLARVDKPIGTWLFLFPFAWSATLAASTGNIPDFKNLAVFACAAPFFRGAACTINDFFDRDFDKMVERTKERPMASGAVTPFQGLCFFAFQLLLSHGIFLQLTNYRSHCIPFVYKEDDVKVDVKSTALKFGESTKEWITGFAIASICTLTLAAYNAALGWPFYVFLAAASGQLGWQIRTVNLSSPADCNRKFVSNKWFGVLILSGILLGRVFS encoded by the exons ATGGCTCCCCTTTCAGGTGGTGCTACTTCTGGCCTCCGAACCCCCTTGACAACAAGGATGTTGAAGCTTCATCCTGTTTTAAATTACACCCCATTCTTCACCACTCCATCATTGTTTTCTCCAAAAAACTTGTCATTGCGTTCCTCAAATCACAAAGCCGGAATGGTTTGCATGTCCACAACCACATCTCCAGTAAGCAAAGATGATGAAAAGCTAATTAATGGACAACCGAATGAGAAAGTGGTCCAAGTTTCATCGTGGATTGATTACTTACCCAAAGAAATTCAGCCTTTCGCTAAGCTGGCTCGCGTAGATAAGCCCATCGGTACTTGGTTATTTCTTTTTCCCTTTGCCTG GTCAGCTACGTTAGCAGCATCGACTGGAAATATTCCTGATTTCAAGAATTTAGCTGTATTTGCTTGTGCAGCTCCATTTTTTAGGGGTGCTGCTTGTACCATAAATGATTTCTTTGATCGTGATtttgataaaatg GTGGAGCGTACAAAAGAGAGACCAATGGCAAGTGGGGCTGTCACACCATTTCAAGGACTTTGTTTCTTTGCGTTTCAATTGCTACTGAGTCATGGAATTTTCCTCCAACTCACCAACTACAGGTCTCACTGCATTCCTTTCGTTT ATAAAGAAGATGACGTGAAAGTTGACGTTAAATCCACGGCCTTAAAATTTGGTGAGTCAACAAAGGAGTGGATCACTGGCTTTGCAATTGCAAGCATTTGCACCCTTACTCTCGCTGCATACAATGCTGCATTAG GGTGGCCATTTTATGTGTTTTTAGCAGCTGCATCTGGACAGTTAGGTTGGCAGATAAGGACGGTTAACTTGTCATCCCCAGCCGATTGCAACCGAAA